CTTCGAGATTTCCAGGCTGTTCTAGAATAAGGAGTAGTCCTTTTTTTATCTGGTGGTTTAAAGTAGGAATAAACAGGTGCTGCTGGATACTCTGCATCAGGATTTTCTGCCATCATTTTCAGCTTTGCTTCAATGGCTTTTATCTTTGCAGTGACACTGGAAAAAGGATAGCAGAGGATCAGAGAGGGCCTGGGTACATTCAGAACACACTTGTATATTTCATTGTCCTTGTGCCTCTTACGTATATCAGAGAAGCAACAAGATATTCAGATACGACCATGCGAACATTTcatattaaacacacacaaaaatacctaatgctttcattttaagaaagagaTCAACTCTAAACCATCTCTTACGTCTTTACTATAAGCCCAGACACTGTTAGGAGTACTTCACATATCATTATATTTAATCCTCAGACATAAACACTGTTTGGCACCTTAGTGCTTGGCGGACAGCAGGCACCAAAAATAACTCGTgaggaactgaaagcagggtctggaagaggtatttgtacacctatgtccacagcattattcatgatgGTTAAAATGTGGAAGccacccaagtgtccactgatatatgaatggataagcaaaaagTGGTATATTGGaatactttggaaaactattttggaatattattcagccttaaaaaggaagcaaattctgacatatgctacaacatggatgaactttgaggacattatgctaagtgaaataagccagtcaccaaaggactaataccatatgattctatttatataaggTAGTCATAGTCGtcaaaatcagagagacagaaagtggaatggtggttgccaggggctggagggaggtaGTAATGgtgagttactgtttaatggggtTAGTTTCAGTTTTACAGGATAAAAGAATTATGGAGATGGAGAGCGCTGATGGTTGTGCAACATTATAAATGTATGTAATACCAAagaactgtacgcttaaaaatggttaagatggtaaatgttaAGTTACACATATCTTACAATACTAAAAacaattgaagaaataatttgtgTAGGATTGAAGACATTATAAAGTGGGTTAtattcctcattttgcagatgaagaaatgcaggcacagaaaggttaactTGTCCAATGTTACAtggctactaagtggcagagctgagagtgGAATACAGTCGGACTTCAGAGTCCATGCTATTAACTACTACACTACCACCTTTTGAATCACTGAACAATAACGGAAAAAACATCCTGGAACTCCTATAAAGTCTCTTTCTATTGGCAAATATGTTTTCATAAAGCTCATCATTTACAGAGTGCTTATGAAGAACCACACACTGTGCCCAGCATTTTACTTATATTGTTTCTTTCTAATCCTTACAATAATATCACAATGGTTATCATCGACATCttacagatagagaaacaaatgcagagaggtagtgatttgcccaaggttcACAGAGCTAACAAACTGTGGAGTCAGGATTCAGGCCCAGTTTGTGTATCACCAAAGCCCTTGCTTTTCCCTCCCCATCAGGCGGGGAGCTGAGCAGCCCTGTAGCAGAGAGATGTGGTGAGGAGACACGGCAGAAGTCCTGAGGAATTCCCCTGATGGAGGTCACTGCTTTCCCTGGACCAAATGCAAAGCACAGGCAGTGGTATTTCTGGGCCCAGGGTccctttattttccattcttgaTGCTGTCAATGGTCTACAGTCACGGAGAGAAGCTTGCAAGGGAATGTATACACGGCCTTTCAGAGATCCCCAAAAGATATACATCTGCTGTACCTACTCGTAATTTTACATGGgcaatgtaaaattaaaaactaagttACAATAAAAAGAACACTGAGGCGTTAACCGAGATGCAGTCCAGCACCTCTTCCATTAATGGGACAGCCAGCCATTCATTCTGTATGAGTCACAGAGAAACAACCCTCCCTAACTAGGCATAGATGTTAATAGAAAGATGTATGCTGAAGTTCtctgagttaaaaaataaatggaaaacacgAGGTTATCTGGTAAAAAGTGCCAACACTGAAAATAAGAAACTAAAGACATGTTCATTGTAATGTGAGGATCACCAGGTATAAATGCAGTCGTCCCCTCCCACTGGGTGTCAGATTCATGGAAACCTGCACAGAAACCACCCTGTGATCAAGGAGGTGCAGCCTTACGGGAAAACAGCAGAGTGGGTATGCGTTCACAGCGAATCTACAGAAGtcattataatttttctttttaatttctgggaCTACAAAACAGTAAAGCAgcacaaaattaagaaatatcaaTGGTATTAAAGTAAATTAGtaactataaaattaattttaattgaccAATTTTATCACACCTGAACACATTTCAGGATTACATTCCCCTGCAGTGCTAATGAGATGTTTGTAAATCTGTTTTGTTTGGTGCAGATAATATACAAGAAAGGTTTtccgtttgtttgtttttctgtctggcCCTCCATCCCAATAGGCATCACTTTCCTGATTTCATGAGCGAGAGCTGACTTCTAATCCCTATAAAACGGTGAGGCTCCTTTATGTGTCTGTCCCCCTCCCCTGGAATAGGCTTTAGAACCGTGTTCCTGCATTTACAGCATGGAGTTTCTTTGAAGTAGTAACAAAAATTGGAATTCTGAAGTCCAGTAGACCTGGCTTTGAATCTGGACTCTGCTATTTTCCACCTGTGTGATCTTGCCCAGCGTACTCtgcctctctaagcttcagtttcctcacatgtaaaatgaaTCTAATAGTAGTTTTACcagcatttttataaataaatgacataaggcatgtaaagtatttagcacagtgcctgcttcACAGTAAGCTCAATAAATCCTGGCTATTGTTACTGTTAAAATTTCTCCTTAAGCTacagtgcaaaaaaaaaatcctaattctATTCAACCATTCACTTAACTTCCCCTTTCTCTACCCAACCCTTAGTTCCTTCTGTTTTGAATTAACTCCAAAGGAGTAACTGACAATTTATATGTACTAGAACCAAAACTGTCATAGTTGCTGAAATGGTACACAGAATTAAAGTGCTGCAGACTAAAATTTTCCACAAAGGAATTTGTAGATGGGGAGGAATGAGTGTATAAAGACAAACGCTGAAGAGACTCAAGGCCTTATGAAATGCCTGTTTTTAGGGTAAGGACCGTGTCTGACTTACCTTTGTGTTCCAGGACCAAGCACAATGGCTGGTACGAGGTAAGTACATCAGGCCTTTTTGAGTGAATGAACTCTATAAATGGGTAGTACCAGATCTTTGGGGTATGGGAGGAGAGCAAACATATCCATTCTGGAGATGAAGTGCATACATCTGTCAACATGTCAAAAGTTAGCAGATTCTATTCTCAACTAAGAGTCTGAAGATTTGCTAGAGTAGGAATGAAGGCTGGGAATGGAGAAATGGCTCAAGCTCTGGAACACTTGTTTGTGTCTTTCCCCAGCACACCATCTTACCTCAGGTTAGACTGGGTGGGCTCAGTGCTTGAGGACGGCTCAAGACTGATTGGAAGGATCTTATCATTCTTGTTATGATCGTATCTCTGAAagtaagaaaaagggaaatacgTTCACTTGGGCAAAGCCCAGCCCTCTTCTGCAGTGCACGGCTTCAAAAACTCCGGCCCCACCAGTGCATCAACAGCACATTTCTAGACAATTTAGGACTGCTTTACATTTAGAATCAATGCTAAACTCCATACAATTTTGACCTAAAAgctataaatttagaaaaagaagtttAGAAGAGGCTTGCCACCTAGCCATTAGTCCTCTTTATTTGGTAGGGAAAGAATTTCAACTTTCAAATTCATAGATGGTAAAAATACACAGCAGGATTTCCCTCTTACTTTCTTATTCTAACTGTCACATATCACCTCTTACAATATCTATTTAGCTTTActcaaaacactttaaaattttgctaGATTTCTGGAAAGTACCAAGCATAATATTCAACTCTTAACACGCCCGAGTGGAGAAAAAAGTCATAACAGCTTTCAGCCACTGATACAGAAAACATTCTTCAGTAAAAGAGTAGCTTAATTTGATGTTAGATAATTATATACTTCttgtaaaaagtaaatataatattaaaaagcaaTTAGGAGCCTCTGGTCAAAAAGACTTGTAGGAGAAGAGAACTGTGGGGCACAGAGATTCCCAAATGAGACAGGAACGAAGGGTGATTTTTCTCGCCTCTTCTCAGTGAGATGCAGAACGAGAAAATGACAGCCAGTCTGGCAAATGAGACTCGATTTTCTTTTGAGTAAAAAAAGCATTTGGTAATTCTccttgttgtttccatttttaaggcAATGTGTCCTAGAAATTGAGAAGGCTCTGTGATTACCTGAAATTCTCATATGCATCCAAAGGGTCCAAGCTCGGTTTTTCAGCTTGGATGCTGAGCTCAAATGTTTAATCTCTGTCACTCTTTACCGGGAAGCTTGTTGGATAGAGAGTGTCTGATCAAAAATCATGCTCATGTAGCTGAAGACTGAGGCTCCAATTTTAACTGTCACAAATCTTTTTGCAGGCAGGTCTGTCAAGACCCCATCGCAAAAGGAAGAGCAGCAACTTTGGGGTTCCACATACTTCCCACCTCTGTGCTGGCTATAATAGAAggccattcattttttttttaatggttgtggcttttccagttcaTTTCCCAACAGAACAACTCCAAGATGAACAAGGCAGTTTGCCACTTCTCGGTCCTTGGGGATAATACAGACACTGCAAAGTCCCACAAATTACTCTCGAAAATCTCTGGAGTAAGATGTCAGTGCTTTAAGCACTCACACAAATGACCCATTTCTCAAGCATTGAGAATAAACATATTCAAACACTCTACAGAACTGGGAGGCTGGGAAGCATCTAATAATGCTTAAAgcaattaatttctaaaataaatatattttctcctccAAAGAGCAACCCCCACCAAAAAAATGACAGAGATCTGAGTATACACATCAACCACATGGAAAGATCAATCAAAAACAGAATCTGTGGGTACGTAGGGGAAACAACGAAGGAACTTAATCCCTCCTGAGatgtttctcaaaagaaaattctggCAACACACACGGTAAAAACAAGTAGGAGACCAAAGTACGGCTGTTCTGGATGTGAAGAGGCTGGGATGCAAATGGGTAAGCGGACAACTGTCGTTCAGCAGACTCATGTAGGACGAGCTTGACGTCGTCTTTCCAGCCTGTTAGACTTACCTTTACTTGAGCATGTGCCCATCGGACCACCAGCTTCTTAGACAGAGCCAGCTTGCCATTGAGACACTGGATGGCTTGTTCTGCTTCCTGTCCAGGAAAGGGACAAATGTTAGTCAAAAATTCAAATGCCTAACTAGCTGCGTGTATTCTCACAGGGCCTCACTAGGTTTGATGCCTGCATTTCTAACCAAACTGCTTTAGGTCAACAAGGGGTAAAGAGTTTACAACAAAAAAAGGCCAAATAATGAAAAGGGtatgcattttataaatgagtcaaacaaaaattcaaatcctgactctgtccTTACTGGCAGTGTGATATTTGGCAggtcacttaacatctctgaataTTAGCTTTTCACCTGTAAAACATGGACAATACTACTTGTTCCTCATTGGTTGTTGTGAAGAGTCAGAATGCGTGTAGAGCAGGCAGCACGTGGTAAGCGTCCAACCAGTGTTAGCTTGTAGTTCTGTTCTCCTTAGTGAGACCTTTCTACACACTTCTCTTAGAGACGGCAGCACCTACCATGTCCAGAACTTGTCCTCCTTCCAGGGACTGTGGAACTATATCCCAAACTAGGCATTATACTCCCTGGATCCAAAGTGAGAAACAGTAATGGTTTCACAGGATATGGGAATGAAGGAAACTAGGCCGGAAAAAGCAGGAGTGAGTCAAAGAAACTGTGAGCAAGGTGTTTGTGCCAGCCAATCTACGCACCTGGCTTCCCGAGCCAAAGTTCCCTGACCCTTTCCCCATCAGATATAGGAGCAACAAGGTTGAAAGGAATTCCTGAAGCTGGATAATAGGCACTCTAGGACATTCCCAGGAAGCCTGGCTGTACTTTTCCATCCTGCCAAACCTTCTCTGCTCCATTTGTAGCCATGAGGCATCCGGCCAAGTCTAACCCACGTTTACTGCGGGTGAAGAAGCCCTTAAGGAACAGGAAGAGGAACAAGGAGGTCTATCTGAGACTGCAGCGTAATGCCAGCAGGCACTCCAGTCTGGTTTGCCCAGTGATTCTCTTATTCTCCTGGAGCTTGCCATCatgacattcaacaaatatttactgagtgcccgcTGTATGTGAGGCACGAGATAGTCACTGGCATCTTTCTCTCACTCTAGCACACAAAGTTAGAGGGACAGATAAgagacattttattcttcttttaagtTTCATTTAGTGAGTGAGAATTCACATGGCACTCTCTATTAATCCTGTAGCATCAGCAGTAATAAGATACCAGGAggggatgttttaaaaaataatttcctatctCTGTACATTGTTTCAAAGTTCATGTATTCAATACTATTATTAAATGCCAACTTTTTTCATATGTACCCTCATCTAGTCTCTCAAGTTCCTATGAGTTAAGGAGGGTATGTCTTTTTTAATCTCCGTTTTTAGATAAAAACTGAGGCCAaaagaggttaagagacttgcccaaagttCATAATAAGACCCAGAAATACAAGCTAGGCTTTATGACTTCTAGTCCAGTGTTTTTAAACCAACATCTGCCCCAACATGACCACTGATTTTAGATGTCTGTACGAAGCCTTATCACATACTATCATTAAGGaagaataaagtatttaaaaatactaacCATATAGGGCATTTTTTTTAGTTCCCTCAAAAACACTTGAACAATTAGAATAGCACTGTATCAGTTATTGCCTATCACATCTGCAAAAATtagagcaaataaaaaaatcccCACTGGCCccacagcatagtggttaagtttggtgcgtcccacttcagtggcctgggttcgagggtttggatcctgggtgtggacccacaccactaagtcagccatgctgtggcagtgacccacatataggacggaggaagactggcacagaccttagttcagggctaatcttcgtcagcaaaaaaagaaagaaaaaaaaccccacgaAAAAAACCCAGCACTGGTAAGGACAAACAACCTTCTCATACTGATACACCATTTCTTGAAGGCAATTTGGCagttatattaagaaaaaatatgcacACGCTTTGTTGAAATCACTCCATTTCCACAAGCGTAGTAAATATGCACATagaactataaaaatattcacttctGTACTGTTTACACTTGTGAATCACTGGGGACATCCTAAACAGCTAACAATTGGGAATGAGTCAAATAACTTATCATAAGGTCATATAATCAAATATCATGCAGTCATCGGAAATGATGTTGACTAGCTTTTAAACTGAGGTCTAAATTACACATAAAAAACGCATAAATAGTAAAGATATAGATCagtgaatttttacatatatatatatatagctacaCTGGTGAAACTACAATATCATGATTCAGGATGTTATCTTGATGTGTatgaaatgacaaaaatttttaatatactttgagTGGTAAACAGGATAATATGATCTAATTCATATGTTATAAGTTGTACATGTGTTTATGGGTGTGTGAAtgtgaagaaagaagaagagactAGAAGATATATAACTAAATATTAACAGTGATTACTTCTGGGTATTGGGCTAAGTGAAGTCACTTATCTTACATTTTCAtcaacatgtattacttttataataagaaaaacatcCAAATAcagttattattaataaaacaataactaGACAATGTTCTCACATAGGACTAATAGTTACAGAGGTACTAAGCAGTATCTCTATATTTAATAAcattcaaattcaatttctttatccataaatGTCCACTCCAAGGACTAAATTTTTAATACgagaagatatatgtatatatcatggCTGAAGCTGAGTATTTTCTTCCTCTACATATATCCAAATTTGTACGCATTTGTTCTGAGACATTGAGAA
Above is a genomic segment from Equus przewalskii isolate Varuska chromosome 26, EquPr2, whole genome shotgun sequence containing:
- the RBM18 gene encoding probable RNA-binding protein 18, whose translation is MEAETKTLPLENASILSEGSLQEGHRLWIGNLDPKITEYHLLKLLQKFGTVKQFDFLFHKSGALEGQPRGYCFVNFETKQEAEQAIQCLNGKLALSKKLVVRWAHAQVKRYDHNKNDKILPISLEPSSSTEPTQSNLSVTAKIKAIEAKLKMMAENPDAEYPAAPVYSYFKPPDKKRTTPYSRTAWKSRR